In Gemmatimonadales bacterium, the following proteins share a genomic window:
- a CDS encoding cation transporter produces MRHLTLHIAGMSCGHCLNAVNQALASVPGVQIDSVRIGRAELRFDESITTPARIETAVDNAGYHASSTPSEAGA; encoded by the coding sequence ATGCGGCACCTGACACTCCATATCGCAGGCATGAGCTGCGGCCACTGCCTCAACGCGGTGAACCAGGCCCTGGCATCGGTGCCAGGGGTGCAGATCGATTCGGTCCGGATCGGCCGAGCGGAGCTGCGGTTCGACGAGTCGATCACCACGCCCGCTCGCATCGAAACGGCCGTGGACAACGCCGGCTACCACGCCAGCAGCACGCCGTCCGAGGCGGGCGCGTAG
- a CDS encoding SDR family NAD(P)-dependent oxidoreductase: MPPSITALVTGATHGIGRATAFALGRAGYRVGVCARTAAKVDGLVAELRGEGIEAAGHPADVGDAVQAAAAVERIVAAIGEIDVLVNNAGVLIARPFEELSLEEWDATMATNLRSLFLMTRAVLPPMRRRGAGAIVNVASLAARNGFVGGTAYTASKHAVLGFGRSLMLELRKENIRVITLCPGSVATGMLQDQPMLRSDPQRILRPEDVADTILHALALPTRALVSELDLRPTNP; the protein is encoded by the coding sequence ATGCCGCCCAGCATCACCGCCCTCGTCACCGGCGCGACCCACGGGATCGGCCGCGCCACCGCCTTCGCGCTCGGCCGCGCTGGCTACCGCGTCGGGGTGTGCGCCCGAACGGCCGCCAAGGTCGATGGGCTGGTGGCGGAGCTCCGGGGAGAGGGAATCGAGGCCGCGGGCCATCCGGCGGATGTCGGCGATGCGGTCCAGGCGGCCGCCGCGGTGGAGCGGATCGTCGCCGCCATCGGTGAGATCGACGTGCTGGTGAATAACGCGGGCGTGCTGATCGCCCGTCCGTTCGAGGAGCTCTCGCTGGAGGAGTGGGACGCAACCATGGCGACCAACCTCCGGAGTCTCTTCCTCATGACCCGCGCGGTGCTCCCTCCCATGCGCAGGCGAGGCGCGGGGGCCATCGTGAACGTCGCCAGCCTTGCCGCGCGGAACGGCTTCGTCGGCGGGACGGCGTATACCGCGTCCAAGCACGCCGTGCTCGGCTTCGGCCGGTCGCTCATGCTCGAGCTCCGGAAGGAGAACATCCGGGTCATCACCCTCTGCCCCGGCTCAGTCGCCACCGGCATGCTGCAGGACCAGCCGATGCTCCGGTCCGACCCCCAAAGGATTTTACGTCCGGAAGATGTTGCCGATACTATCCTCCATGCCCTTGCCCTCCCGACCCGGGCGCTGGTGAGCGAACTGGATCTGCGCCCGACCAACCCGTAG
- a CDS encoding ABC transporter ATP-binding protein, translated as MTLPLQHPIVRSNRSTRKPDEPRPGWRERLQAVRHVPRLLRLVWETEPRYVVGIFVLRVARALVPLAVLWIGKLIVDEVIHAVGAARGGGAVAWERLIELVALELLIALAGEGLARLSALFESLLGDLFANRTSVELMRHSATLDLEQFENADLYDKLERARRQTVGRIGLFTLLLSTVQDAITFATLAAALAVYVPWLLVLLLVAVLPSLLGETHFASLGYSLLYSWTPERRQLDYLRYIGASDISAKELKLFGLSDFLVGRYDRLSRDFYEANKALAVRRSVVSSLLAAVGTLGYYGAYGVIIYLTVIGYRSPAGLFTIGVLTFLAGSFRQSRDLIQRVLLSLSQVYEQSLYLDDLFTFLELQPRIRPQPGARPVPVPIRAGFVFENVGFRYPGAETWAVRGLDFTLAPGERVALVGENGAGKTTLVKLLARLYDPTEGRILLDGVDLREYDIESLRRNVGVIFQDFVRYDFVLRENIAVGNIGGLEDTPRIEAAAQRSLANSVAERLAGRYDQMLGRRFEGGVELSGGEWQKVALARAYMRDAQLLILDEPTAALDARAEYQVFLRFSELTAGRMAVLISHRFSTVRMADRILVLQGGELVEQGTHEALVELGGLYAELFHLQAAGYR; from the coding sequence ATGACGTTGCCGCTGCAGCATCCGATAGTACGCTCCAACCGAAGCACCCGTAAGCCCGACGAGCCGCGCCCCGGATGGCGGGAGCGGTTGCAGGCGGTCCGCCACGTGCCGCGACTGCTGCGGCTGGTGTGGGAGACCGAGCCCCGCTACGTGGTCGGCATCTTCGTGCTCCGCGTGGCGCGCGCGCTGGTACCGCTGGCGGTGCTCTGGATCGGCAAGCTGATCGTGGACGAGGTGATCCACGCGGTGGGGGCGGCCCGAGGCGGCGGAGCGGTGGCGTGGGAGCGGCTCATCGAGCTGGTGGCGCTGGAGCTGCTCATCGCCCTGGCGGGCGAAGGGCTGGCGCGGCTCTCCGCCCTGTTCGAGAGTCTGCTGGGAGATCTCTTCGCCAACCGCACCAGCGTGGAGCTGATGCGGCACTCCGCCACGCTGGACCTGGAGCAGTTCGAGAACGCCGATCTGTACGACAAGCTGGAGCGGGCCCGGCGGCAGACGGTCGGGCGGATCGGCCTCTTTACCCTGCTGCTTTCGACCGTGCAGGACGCCATCACCTTCGCCACGCTGGCCGCGGCGCTGGCGGTGTACGTCCCCTGGCTGCTGGTCCTGCTGCTGGTGGCGGTACTCCCCTCGCTCCTGGGGGAGACCCACTTCGCCTCCCTGGGCTACTCGCTGCTCTACTCCTGGACCCCGGAGCGCCGGCAGCTCGATTACCTGCGCTATATCGGCGCCAGCGACATCTCGGCCAAGGAGCTCAAGCTCTTCGGCCTGTCGGATTTTCTGGTGGGGCGCTACGACCGGCTCTCCCGCGACTTCTACGAGGCCAACAAAGCGCTCGCGGTCCGGCGGAGCGTCGTCTCGAGCCTGCTGGCCGCGGTGGGAACGCTGGGATATTACGGCGCGTATGGGGTGATCATCTATCTGACCGTGATCGGGTATCGCTCGCCGGCGGGGCTGTTCACCATCGGTGTGCTGACCTTTCTCGCCGGATCGTTCCGCCAGAGCCGCGACCTGATTCAACGGGTCCTGCTCTCGCTCTCGCAGGTCTACGAGCAGAGTCTCTATCTGGACGACCTGTTCACCTTCCTGGAGCTTCAACCCCGGATCCGGCCCCAGCCGGGCGCTCGGCCCGTGCCGGTTCCGATCCGAGCCGGCTTCGTGTTCGAGAACGTGGGGTTTCGCTATCCCGGCGCGGAGACCTGGGCGGTGCGGGGCCTCGACTTCACGCTGGCTCCGGGGGAGCGGGTGGCACTGGTGGGCGAGAACGGAGCAGGCAAGACCACGCTGGTCAAGCTGCTCGCCCGTCTCTACGATCCCACCGAGGGGCGGATCCTGCTCGATGGAGTCGACCTCCGCGAGTACGACATCGAGAGCCTCCGGCGGAACGTCGGCGTCATCTTCCAGGATTTCGTCCGCTACGACTTCGTCCTGCGGGAGAACATCGCGGTCGGCAACATCGGTGGCTTGGAGGACACACCGCGGATCGAGGCGGCCGCCCAGCGGAGCCTGGCCAATTCCGTCGCCGAACGGCTGGCCGGCCGCTACGACCAGATGCTGGGCCGGCGCTTCGAGGGAGGCGTCGAGCTCTCCGGGGGCGAATGGCAGAAGGTGGCGCTGGCCCGAGCCTACATGAGGGACGCTCAACTGCTCATTCTGGACGAGCCGACCGCCGCGCTCGACGCTCGTGCCGAGTACCAGGTCTTCCTCCGTTTCTCCGAGCTCACCGCCGGGCGGATGGCGGTGCTTATCTCCCACCGGTTCTCCACCGTGCGGATGGCGGACCGGATCCTGGTGCTCCAGGGTGGCGAGCTGGTGGAGCAGGGGACCCACGAGGCACTGGTGGAGCTCGGCGGCCTCTATGCGGAGCTGTTCCATCTGCAGGCGGCAGGGTATCGGTAG
- a CDS encoding MFS transporter yields MTPPLNPPSSAYSRYALGLLALTNLLSFVNRNIVFALFEPIKRDLHISDAQLGWLASSYVLVFALAALPFGVLSDLRSRRGVITGGVLLWSACTLASGFADSFGGLLLARALVGAGGAAFGAAAQSLAADYFPSRGRAVAMGILSAGITLGGVLGIWLGGRLEAAYDWRTALFAVSLPGFALASLTIRLRDPVRRPRMVSLKAALDELEVGLMAIMRHFAPLLSGVAVGGLLAFQLDRVSGADSKVDVAAFGAAVAIGLAFNIRVWVRHFARAPAEGPSALVRVFGDLAASLAAVLRTPTLVYVFLGGALISFGVNGLVGWAPTFMARELGLQVTEAATLLGTWGLVAGIAGALCGGVVADWLRRYTKTGRVLTISIGLLLGAPLTVWLLTVRDLAVFVPVFCAAFFFISWYNGPIAAVIFDVVPARITATVAGAYLCFIHLVGDTVAFPLVGALSDRFGLDRAVLVLPGVALAGGLVLLGAARTVARDMARVAAEPLAI; encoded by the coding sequence GTGACCCCGCCGCTCAACCCGCCGTCGTCCGCCTACAGCCGGTACGCCCTCGGCCTCCTCGCGCTGACCAACCTGCTGAGCTTCGTCAACCGCAACATCGTCTTCGCGTTGTTCGAGCCGATCAAGCGGGACCTGCACATCTCCGACGCCCAACTCGGCTGGCTGGCCTCGTCGTACGTGCTGGTGTTTGCGCTGGCGGCGCTGCCATTCGGCGTGCTCAGTGACCTGCGCTCCCGCCGCGGGGTCATCACCGGCGGCGTGCTGCTGTGGAGCGCCTGCACGCTCGCGAGCGGGTTCGCCGACAGCTTCGGGGGACTGCTCCTCGCACGGGCGCTGGTGGGGGCGGGCGGGGCGGCGTTTGGCGCCGCGGCCCAGTCGCTGGCGGCGGATTACTTCCCCTCCCGCGGTCGCGCCGTGGCCATGGGCATCCTCTCGGCCGGAATCACGCTGGGCGGCGTGCTGGGGATCTGGCTCGGCGGCCGCCTCGAGGCCGCCTATGATTGGCGGACCGCCCTCTTCGCCGTGAGCCTACCGGGCTTCGCTCTGGCCTCCTTGACCATCAGACTGCGGGATCCGGTTCGGCGTCCCCGGATGGTGTCGCTCAAGGCCGCCCTGGATGAGCTTGAGGTGGGGCTCATGGCTATCATGCGCCACTTCGCACCACTGCTGAGCGGTGTCGCCGTCGGTGGCCTGCTTGCCTTCCAGCTCGATCGCGTGTCGGGGGCGGACTCCAAGGTCGACGTCGCCGCGTTCGGGGCGGCCGTGGCCATCGGGCTCGCCTTCAACATCAGAGTATGGGTCCGGCACTTCGCGCGCGCGCCCGCCGAAGGGCCGAGTGCGCTGGTCCGGGTGTTCGGCGATCTGGCCGCCTCGCTCGCGGCGGTGCTGCGCACGCCGACGCTGGTGTACGTCTTCCTGGGCGGTGCGCTCATTTCCTTCGGGGTCAACGGTCTGGTCGGCTGGGCACCGACCTTCATGGCCCGGGAGCTCGGACTCCAGGTGACCGAGGCGGCGACGCTGCTGGGGACCTGGGGTCTCGTGGCGGGCATCGCCGGCGCGCTCTGCGGGGGAGTGGTCGCCGACTGGCTTCGACGCTACACCAAGACGGGGCGGGTGCTGACGATCTCGATCGGGCTGCTGCTGGGCGCGCCGCTCACCGTCTGGCTGCTCACGGTGCGCGATCTGGCCGTATTCGTGCCGGTGTTCTGCGCGGCGTTCTTCTTCATCTCCTGGTACAACGGCCCCATCGCGGCGGTGATCTTCGACGTGGTGCCGGCCCGGATCACCGCGACGGTGGCAGGCGCCTACCTCTGCTTCATCCACCTGGTGGGCGACACGGTGGCGTTTCCCCTGGTCGGTGCGCTGTCCGACCGCTTCGGCCTGGACCGTGCGGTGCTGGTCCTGCCCGGGGTGGCGCTCGCGGGCGGCCTGGTGCTGCTGGGAGCCGCCCGCACCGTGGCTCGAGACATGGCGCGGGTCGCGGCCGAGCCGCTGGCTATCTGA
- a CDS encoding zinc ABC transporter substrate-binding protein yields the protein MGALSSTHRSSTCTCAPVPQHVQEVIALMKERKIPVLFASNYFDRNQIQQVAQRTGAKAVIVPENTNGAPGVNTYFDLMNAWVGGLAAAFGGGAT from the coding sequence ATGGGTGCGCTCTCTTCAACGCATCGGAGTTCGACATGTACGTGCGCGCCCGTCCCACAGCACGTGCAGGAGGTGATCGCCCTGATGAAGGAGCGAAAGATTCCCGTGCTCTTCGCCTCGAACTACTTCGACCGGAACCAGATCCAGCAGGTGGCTCAACGGACCGGCGCCAAGGCGGTCATCGTGCCGGAGAACACCAACGGAGCGCCCGGGGTCAACACCTACTTCGATCTGATGAACGCTTGGGTCGGTGGACTGGCCGCGGCGTTTGGCGGAGGGGCCACCTGA
- a CDS encoding cupredoxin domain-containing protein, which translates to MSTAQIVVTLLGIGAVAWINWYFFLAEAPEVAAAAGVDGPQRARIEVKGGYSPAVVRVRAGRPVRLEFYRDETSGCTEEVVLPDFGIRTFLPPYRTTPVEFTPVRAGSYEFTCGMGMVRGRVIAEAPAADGGERP; encoded by the coding sequence ATGAGCACCGCTCAGATCGTCGTGACCCTGCTCGGCATCGGCGCCGTCGCCTGGATCAACTGGTACTTCTTCCTTGCCGAGGCGCCGGAGGTGGCGGCCGCGGCGGGGGTGGATGGCCCTCAGCGCGCGCGGATCGAAGTCAAAGGCGGCTACTCGCCCGCGGTGGTGCGGGTTCGTGCCGGCCGGCCGGTGCGGCTCGAGTTCTACCGCGACGAGACCAGCGGGTGCACCGAGGAGGTGGTGCTGCCGGATTTCGGCATTCGTACCTTCCTGCCTCCATACCGGACGACGCCCGTGGAGTTCACGCCAGTGCGTGCCGGCAGCTACGAGTTCACCTGCGGCATGGGGATGGTACGGGGACGGGTCATCGCGGAGGCTCCCGCCGCCGACGGGGGAGAACGGCCATGA
- a CDS encoding heavy metal translocating P-type ATPase has product MTTAAPNAPDQCTIPVTGMTCAACSGRVQRTLERTPGVTGANVNLMTGSATIRYDRGAISPAGLVEVIRSTGYGAELPSPDASSEDLLEAQDQTRADEVRELRRKLAVSATAAVLAMLVSMRSGASMGGGTALGRYLLLALTIPVVGWAGRHFYARAWAAVRHHSADMNTLIAVGTGAAFLYSLVLTLAGSWFAAHGIEPQVYFEAVSWIIALVLLGNLLEARAKGQTTGAIRRLIGLRPATARVIRDGGEVEIGLAELRIRDVVVVRPGEKLPADGTVLEGSSNVDESMLTGEPVPVPKRAGDAVIGATLNQNGAFRFQVDRVGQDTVLSRIIRLVQQAQGSKAPIQRLADRISAIFVPVVLSIAVATFVIWFDFGPAPAYLHGLVSAVTVLIIACPCAMGLAVPTAVMVSTGRGAELGVLIKGGEVLERSHAIDTVVFDKTGTITAGRPVVRSVLLAPGIDPELAGDETRLLQLAAAVEQKSEHPLADAVVAEAERRGAAALSATDFESRTGSGIVGTVLGLRVAVGNAALVRELGADPTALAAHADRLAAEGSTPAFVVVDGRLAGLLAVADPVKPTSRQAVAVLQRLGIDTVLLTGDDRRTAEAVAHAVGIRRVVAEVLPDRKLEEVRRIQEQGKVVAMVGDGLNDAPALAQADVGIAMGTGTDVAIDAGAITLMRGDPLGAVTAIALARRTMRLIRQNLFWAFIYNVIGIPVAAGVLYPVFGLRLTPAMGAAAMALSSVSVISNSLRLRRFSLRGDLV; this is encoded by the coding sequence ATGACGACCGCGGCCCCGAATGCTCCGGACCAGTGCACCATTCCGGTGACCGGGATGACCTGTGCCGCATGCAGCGGGCGGGTGCAGCGCACGCTCGAGCGGACGCCGGGCGTCACCGGCGCCAATGTCAATCTCATGACCGGCAGCGCGACAATCAGGTATGACCGGGGCGCGATCTCCCCGGCAGGACTGGTCGAGGTCATCCGCTCCACCGGCTACGGCGCAGAGCTCCCCTCGCCGGACGCCTCATCCGAAGATCTGCTCGAGGCGCAGGACCAGACCCGCGCCGATGAGGTCCGGGAGCTACGGCGGAAGCTCGCCGTGAGCGCCACTGCCGCCGTACTCGCCATGCTGGTGAGCATGCGATCCGGGGCGAGCATGGGCGGCGGCACCGCCCTCGGACGATACCTCCTGCTCGCCCTCACCATTCCGGTCGTCGGCTGGGCTGGACGCCACTTCTATGCTCGGGCATGGGCCGCGGTTCGGCACCACAGCGCCGACATGAACACGCTCATCGCGGTCGGAACCGGGGCCGCGTTCCTGTACAGTCTCGTGCTGACATTGGCGGGAAGCTGGTTCGCGGCCCATGGGATCGAGCCGCAGGTCTACTTCGAGGCGGTGAGCTGGATCATCGCTCTGGTCCTGCTCGGCAACCTGCTGGAGGCCCGGGCCAAGGGGCAGACCACCGGCGCCATCCGCCGGTTGATCGGACTCCGTCCGGCGACCGCCCGGGTGATCCGCGATGGCGGGGAGGTGGAGATCGGTCTGGCGGAGCTGCGCATCCGGGACGTCGTCGTGGTCCGGCCCGGAGAGAAGCTCCCCGCCGACGGCACCGTGCTCGAGGGCAGCAGCAACGTGGACGAATCGATGCTCACCGGCGAGCCGGTGCCGGTGCCGAAGCGGGCTGGCGACGCGGTCATCGGCGCGACGCTCAACCAGAACGGCGCGTTCCGCTTCCAGGTCGATCGGGTGGGCCAGGACACGGTGCTCTCTCGGATCATTCGCCTGGTGCAGCAGGCCCAGGGATCCAAGGCGCCGATCCAGCGCCTGGCCGACCGGATTTCCGCGATCTTCGTTCCCGTCGTGCTCTCGATCGCGGTCGCAACCTTCGTCATCTGGTTCGACTTCGGTCCCGCTCCCGCGTACCTGCACGGGCTGGTCTCCGCCGTGACGGTGCTGATCATCGCCTGCCCCTGCGCCATGGGCCTGGCCGTGCCGACTGCGGTGATGGTTTCGACCGGCCGCGGCGCCGAGCTCGGGGTGCTGATCAAGGGCGGTGAAGTGCTGGAGCGGAGTCACGCGATCGACACGGTCGTCTTCGACAAGACGGGGACGATCACGGCCGGCCGCCCCGTGGTACGGTCGGTTCTGCTCGCGCCCGGCATCGACCCGGAGCTCGCGGGAGACGAGACCCGCCTGCTCCAGCTCGCCGCGGCGGTGGAGCAGAAGAGCGAGCACCCGTTGGCCGATGCCGTTGTCGCCGAGGCGGAGCGGCGGGGCGCCGCTGCCCTGAGCGCAACCGATTTCGAGAGTCGCACCGGCAGCGGAATCGTGGGCACCGTTCTGGGCCTGCGAGTGGCCGTGGGCAACGCCGCCCTGGTGCGTGAGCTGGGAGCCGATCCGACCGCGCTCGCTGCCCACGCGGACCGCCTGGCCGCGGAGGGAAGCACGCCCGCATTCGTCGTGGTGGATGGTCGGCTCGCCGGTCTGCTTGCCGTCGCCGATCCGGTGAAGCCGACCAGCCGTCAGGCCGTGGCGGTGCTCCAGCGGCTGGGCATCGATACGGTGCTCCTCACCGGCGACGATCGCCGCACCGCGGAGGCCGTGGCCCACGCCGTCGGCATCCGTCGCGTCGTCGCCGAGGTCCTGCCCGACCGCAAGCTGGAGGAGGTCCGCCGGATCCAGGAGCAGGGGAAGGTCGTCGCCATGGTGGGCGATGGCCTCAACGACGCGCCCGCCCTAGCCCAGGCGGACGTGGGTATCGCCATGGGGACCGGCACCGACGTGGCCATCGATGCCGGCGCGATCACCCTCATGCGGGGCGATCCGCTCGGTGCGGTCACCGCGATCGCGCTGGCCCGGCGGACAATGCGGCTCATTCGGCAGAATCTCTTCTGGGCCTTCATCTACAACGTGATCGGCATTCCGGTCGCGGCCGGCGTGTTGTATCCGGTGTTCGGCCTTCGCCTCACTCCCGCGATGGGGGCGGCAGCAATGGCCCTGAGCTCCGTGAGCGTGATCTCCAACAGTCTGCGGCTGCGCCGCTTCTCTCTGCGAGGGGACCTGGTATGA
- a CDS encoding metal-sensitive transcriptional regulator, which yields MNDVIAPCACAARPGDGAHATAVDPEIKRAVVTRLRRIEGQIRGLQKMVDEERYCADVLMQVSSVQEALRGVGRSLLHNHLKHCATQAIRSGDPAQAEAMYQELMELMSRSLR from the coding sequence ATGAACGACGTCATCGCTCCCTGCGCCTGCGCCGCCCGCCCGGGAGACGGGGCCCACGCCACGGCGGTCGACCCGGAGATCAAGCGTGCCGTCGTCACCCGCCTGCGGCGGATCGAGGGCCAGATCCGGGGTCTTCAGAAGATGGTGGACGAGGAGCGTTACTGCGCCGACGTGCTGATGCAGGTCTCTTCGGTGCAGGAGGCGCTACGGGGCGTGGGTCGGTCGCTGCTGCACAACCACCTGAAGCACTGCGCCACCCAGGCCATTCGCTCGGGCGATCCGGCGCAGGCGGAAGCAATGTACCAGGAGTTGATGGAGCTGATGTCTCGAAGTCTCAGATAG
- a CDS encoding iron chelate uptake ABC transporter family permease subunit: MDLSLFLPPLAACLVIVAIHSYLGLHVIAREVIFVDLSLAQMAALGSTVAILAGSQSDSTAALIYALGFTTLGAAVFALTRSDEGGRVPQEAIIGIVYVVASAAAILVADRTPRGGEAIKDILVGSLLWVTWPTIIRLAGIYLVLGLFHWVLRKRFLTISFQPATALANGWSIRWWDFLFYLSFGIVITFSVPIAGVLLVFSFLVVPAAIAFQFTDRQGVLAVIAWLTGALASASGLLISFRYDLPTGPIVVCMFGVLLLIAFGVRKALGLHAVAEREAVEMA, from the coding sequence ATGGATCTCAGCCTCTTTCTCCCGCCACTGGCGGCCTGTCTGGTCATCGTGGCGATTCATTCGTATCTGGGCCTGCATGTCATCGCCCGGGAAGTGATCTTCGTCGACCTCTCGCTGGCCCAGATGGCCGCGCTCGGATCCACGGTGGCCATCCTGGCCGGGAGCCAGTCCGATTCGACCGCCGCGCTCATCTATGCACTCGGCTTCACCACGCTGGGGGCCGCGGTGTTCGCGCTCACCCGCAGCGACGAGGGAGGGCGAGTGCCCCAGGAGGCGATCATCGGCATCGTGTACGTGGTCGCGTCGGCCGCTGCCATTCTGGTGGCCGACCGCACCCCACGAGGCGGCGAGGCGATCAAGGACATCCTGGTCGGGAGCCTGCTCTGGGTGACCTGGCCCACCATCATCCGGCTGGCCGGCATCTACCTGGTGCTCGGGCTCTTCCACTGGGTGCTGCGGAAGCGATTCCTGACCATTTCCTTCCAGCCGGCCACCGCGCTGGCCAACGGCTGGAGCATCCGCTGGTGGGACTTCCTGTTCTATCTCTCCTTCGGCATCGTGATCACCTTCTCGGTGCCGATCGCGGGGGTGCTGCTGGTGTTCTCCTTCCTGGTGGTCCCGGCGGCGATCGCCTTCCAGTTCACCGACCGGCAGGGGGTGCTCGCGGTGATCGCCTGGTTGACCGGCGCCCTCGCCTCGGCGTCGGGGCTTCTGATTTCCTTTCGCTACGACCTGCCCACAGGCCCGATCGTCGTCTGCATGTTCGGAGTGCTGCTGCTGATCGCGTTCGGCGTCCGGAAGGCGCTCGGGCTGCACGCGGTGGCGGAGAGAGAGGCGGTTGAGATGGCCTAG
- a CDS encoding ATP-binding protein, with the protein MRRPSRPEALSVLAFVVGWIGVYFAFRDHWLGILLPLMTTILTLLVVRRMEALGRHRRQELQRALESAAARNRELERLRHLAAALLAGTDLAGLVQEVAGTAAELLEAESGAVTFVVEEGRFLRVSAATGPLSRVRGQLIPVDGSMLGWVVTNGTPLLSDHMSTDPRSYQIPQLTVTLKTTAAVPLRSAGVVLGTVSVYNRRDGRFFTDHDLQLLQILGDQVVVGLDRTAVLEESRRNERALGAKNLELQRATRLKSEFLANMSHELRTPLNAIIGFSDLLLAGGAGEINEQQRDFLDSVLRNGRHLLQLINSVLDLSKIEAGRMTLSLGRTDLREAITGAVADTASLRSAKRQECDLQLEGSSLAVVADGVRVRQVLFNLLSNASKFTPEAGTIRLAAIRTQAPLPLPSDRSGEEQRMQTQEVVWVSIIDSGIGISPEDMPKLFQEFSQVDSSASRQAQGTGLGLALCKKFVELHGGAIGADSIPGKGSTFWFMLPVDGPVRRLPLAEA; encoded by the coding sequence ATGCGCCGGCCCTCCAGGCCCGAGGCGCTGTCGGTCCTGGCCTTCGTGGTCGGCTGGATCGGCGTGTACTTCGCCTTCCGCGACCACTGGCTGGGCATCCTTCTCCCCCTGATGACCACCATCCTCACCCTCCTGGTGGTCCGCCGGATGGAGGCGCTGGGCCGGCACCGGCGGCAGGAGCTGCAGCGGGCCCTGGAGAGCGCGGCGGCGCGCAATCGGGAGCTGGAACGGCTGCGCCATCTGGCTGCCGCGCTCCTGGCGGGCACCGATCTCGCCGGTCTGGTCCAGGAGGTGGCGGGGACGGCCGCGGAGCTGCTCGAGGCGGAAAGCGGGGCGGTCACCTTCGTGGTCGAGGAGGGCCGCTTTCTCCGGGTCTCCGCGGCGACCGGGCCGTTGAGCCGCGTACGAGGACAGCTCATTCCGGTCGACGGTTCGATGCTGGGGTGGGTGGTGACCAACGGCACGCCGTTGCTGTCGGATCACATGTCCACGGACCCGCGGTCGTATCAGATCCCCCAGCTGACCGTCACCCTCAAGACCACCGCCGCGGTTCCGTTGCGCTCTGCGGGAGTGGTGCTCGGTACGGTGAGCGTCTACAACCGGCGGGACGGGCGGTTCTTCACCGATCACGACCTCCAGCTGCTCCAGATCCTGGGCGACCAGGTCGTGGTGGGACTGGACCGCACGGCAGTGCTGGAGGAGAGCCGGCGGAACGAGCGCGCGCTCGGTGCCAAGAATCTGGAGCTGCAGCGGGCCACCCGGCTCAAGAGCGAGTTCCTGGCCAATATGTCGCACGAGCTGCGCACACCGCTCAATGCCATCATCGGCTTCTCCGATCTGCTCCTGGCGGGAGGCGCGGGAGAGATCAACGAGCAGCAGCGCGATTTCCTCGATTCGGTGCTGCGCAATGGCCGGCACCTGCTTCAGCTGATCAACAGCGTGCTCGACCTCTCCAAGATCGAGGCGGGCCGCATGACCCTCAGCCTGGGACGCACCGATCTGCGCGAGGCCATCACCGGAGCGGTGGCGGATACCGCCAGCCTTCGGAGTGCCAAGCGCCAGGAGTGCGACCTGCAGCTCGAAGGGTCGTCCCTCGCCGTGGTGGCCGATGGCGTTCGGGTGAGGCAGGTGCTCTTCAACCTGCTCTCCAACGCCTCCAAGTTCACCCCCGAAGCGGGCACCATCCGGCTGGCCGCGATCCGGACCCAGGCCCCGCTCCCGCTGCCCTCCGATCGCTCCGGGGAGGAGCAGCGGATGCAGACCCAGGAGGTGGTCTGGGTCTCGATCATCGACTCGGGGATCGGCATCAGCCCGGAGGATATGCCCAAGCTGTTCCAGGAGTTCAGTCAGGTGGACAGCTCGGCCAGCCGGCAAGCGCAGGGGACCGGGCTGGGACTCGCGCTCTGCAAGAAGTTCGTGGAGCTGCACGGCGGCGCCATCGGCGCGGATTCGATTCCGGGAAAGGGCTCAACCTTCTGGTTCATGCTCCCGGTCGACGGTCCCGTGAGGCGGCTGCCGCTGGCGGAGGCTTGA
- a CDS encoding YetF domain-containing protein encodes MHPIDWHTLWSNLMHLGTPDSVAHPVSLIEKVIRPVVVYLLLVIGLKAFGKRILAQLNPFDFVVLLTLANTVQNAIIGNDSSLLGGVLGAAALLGVNALLVRAYYRGASTEHMQSGERDIVLIDQGRLQEREMQRLHINAGELTAKAHERGFDWLDDVERAVLYPNGTIYFQAKAQVTETARYAELIRRIDLLSTQVAALRK; translated from the coding sequence ATGCACCCGATCGACTGGCACACGCTCTGGTCCAACCTCATGCACCTGGGGACGCCGGACAGCGTCGCCCATCCCGTCTCGCTGATCGAGAAGGTGATCCGCCCGGTGGTGGTCTACCTCCTGCTGGTGATCGGGCTCAAGGCCTTCGGCAAGCGCATCCTGGCGCAGCTCAACCCGTTCGATTTCGTGGTGCTGCTGACCCTGGCCAATACGGTTCAGAACGCCATCATCGGGAACGACAGCTCGCTCCTGGGCGGCGTCCTGGGCGCCGCGGCGCTGCTCGGCGTCAACGCACTACTGGTGCGGGCCTACTATCGGGGCGCCTCGACGGAGCACATGCAGTCCGGCGAGCGCGACATCGTGCTGATCGATCAGGGGCGTCTGCAGGAGCGGGAGATGCAGCGGCTGCACATCAACGCCGGCGAGCTCACCGCCAAGGCGCATGAGCGAGGGTTCGACTGGCTGGACGACGTCGAGCGGGCCGTGCTGTATCCCAACGGCACGATCTACTTTCAGGCCAAGGCGCAGGTGACCGAGACCGCGCGCTACGCCGAGCTCATCCGTCGGATCGACCTGCTGTCCACCCAGGTGGCGGCACTCCGAAAGTGA